Proteins encoded by one window of Cupriavidus sp. EM10:
- a CDS encoding OmpA family protein → MTDDIDAGVEPTVPAWAVFGDLMSVMLGAFVLVLLGVIGVQMELSARLENEVRQRQAELKRRQTLEQALAGPLAAGRVTLKDGRIGISGNVLFALNSDQLQPEGRTLLKSLAGPLSAYLGARDEILMVSGFTDDQQVREGNRRFADNLELSAQRALTVTRALIDAGVPPASVFSAAFGSQQPVAPNATEESRARNRRVEIAPVPRIPAGGTSGAAKPDA, encoded by the coding sequence ATGACGGACGATATCGACGCCGGCGTGGAGCCAACCGTCCCGGCCTGGGCGGTGTTCGGCGACCTGATGTCGGTGATGCTCGGTGCCTTCGTGCTGGTGCTGCTGGGTGTAATCGGCGTACAGATGGAGCTGTCGGCCCGGCTGGAGAACGAGGTCAGGCAGCGGCAGGCGGAACTGAAGCGGCGCCAGACGCTGGAACAGGCGCTGGCCGGACCGCTGGCAGCCGGCCGCGTCACGCTCAAGGATGGCCGTATCGGCATCAGCGGCAACGTGCTGTTCGCCCTGAATTCCGACCAGCTGCAGCCGGAAGGCCGCACCCTGCTCAAAAGCCTGGCGGGGCCGCTGTCGGCCTACCTGGGCGCGCGCGACGAGATCCTGATGGTGAGTGGCTTTACCGACGACCAGCAGGTGCGCGAAGGTAACCGGCGGTTTGCCGACAACCTGGAACTGTCGGCCCAACGCGCGCTGACCGTGACCCGCGCGCTGATCGATGCAGGCGTGCCACCGGCCTCGGTCTTTTCGGCCGCCTTCGGCTCGCAGCAGCCGGTTGCCCCGAATGCCACCGAAGAAAGCCGGGCCAGGAACCGGCGCGTGGAAATCGCGCCCGTGCCGCGCATCCCGGCCGGAGGCACGAGCGGCGCAGCCAAACCCGATGCATAG